One window from the genome of Cricetulus griseus strain 17A/GY chromosome 2, alternate assembly CriGri-PICRH-1.0, whole genome shotgun sequence encodes:
- the Tuba1a gene encoding tubulin alpha-1A chain: MRECISIHVGQAGVQIGNACWELYCLEHGIQPDGQMPSDKTIGGGDDSFNTFFSETGAGKHVPRAVFVDLEPTVIDEVRTGTYRQLFHPEQLITGKEDAANNYARGHYTIGKEIIDLVLDRIRKLADQCTGLQGFLVFHSFGGGTGSGFTSLLMERLSVDYGKKSKLEFSIYPAPQVSTAVVEPYNSILTTHTTLEHSDCAFMVDNEAIYDICRRNLDIERPTYTNLNRLIGQIVSSITASLRFDGALNVDLTEFQTNLVPYPRIHFPLATYAPVISAEKAYHEQLSVAEITNACFEPANQMVKCDPRHGKYMACCLLYRGDVVPKDVNAAIATIKTKRTIQFVDWCPTGFKVGINYQPPTVVPGGDLAKVQRAVCMLSNTTAIAEAWARLDHKFDLMYAKRAFVHWYVGEGMEEGEFSEAREDMAALEKDYEEVGVDSVEGEGEEEGEEY, from the exons ATG CGTGAGTGCATCTCCATCCACGTTGGCCAGGCTGGTGTCCAGATCGGCAATGCCTGCTGGGAGCTCTACTGCCTGGAACATGGCATCCAGCCTGACGGCCAGATGCCAAGTGACAAGACCATCGGGGGAGGAGATGACTCCTTCAACACCTTCTTCAGTGAGACAGGCGCTGGCAAGCATGTGCCCCGGGCCGTGTTCGTAGACCTGGAACCCACAGTCATCG ATGAAGTTCGCACTGGTACCTACCGCCAGCTCTTCCACCCTGAGCAGCTCATCACAGGCAAGGAAGATGCTGCCAATAACTATGCCCGTGGCCACTACACCATCGGCAAGGAGATCATTGATCTTGTCTTGGACAGAATTCGCAAGCTG GCTGACCAGTGCACAGGTCTTCAGGGCTTCTTGGTTTTCCACAGCTTTGGTGGGGGAACTGGCTCTGGGTTCACCTCCCTGCTGATGGAGCGGCTCTCTGTCGATTATGGAAAGAAGTCCAAGCTGGAGTTCTCCATCTACCCAGCCCCCCAGGTTTCCACTGCTGTGGTTGAGCCCTACAACTCCATCCTTACCACCCACACCACCCTGGAGCACTCTGATTGTGCCTTCATGGTAGACAACGAGGCCATCTATGACATCTGTCGTAGAAACCTCGACATTGAGCGCCCCACCTACACTAACCTAAATAGGTTGATAGGTCAAATTGTGTCTTCCATCACTGCTTCCCTCAGATTTGATGGAGCCCTGAATGTTGACCTGACAgaattccagaccaacctggtacCCTACCCTCGCATCCATTTCCCTCTGGCCACATATGCCCCTGTCATCTCTGCTGAGAAAGCCTACCATGAGCAGCTTTCTGTAGCAGAGATCACCAATGCCTGCTTTGAGCCAGCCAATCAGATGGTGAAATGTGACCCTCGCCATGGTAAATACATGGCTTGCTGCCTGCTGTACCGTGGGGATGTGGTTCCCAAAGATGTCAATGCTGCCATTGCCACCATCAAGACCAAGCGTACCATCCAGTTTGTGGACTGGTGTCCCACTGGCTTCAAGGTTGGCATTAATTACCAGCCTCCCACTGTGGTACCTGGTGGAGACCTGGCTAAGGTCCAGAGAGCTGTGTGCATGCTGAGCAACACCACAGCCATTGCTGAGGCCTGGGCTCGCCTAGATCACAAGTTTGATCTGATGTATGCCAAGCGTGCCTTTGTGCACTGGTACGTGGGTGAGGGCATGGAGGAGGGGGAGTTCTCTGAGGCCCGTGAGGACATGGCTGCCCTAGAGAAGGATTATGAGGAGGTGGGTGTGGATTCTGTTGAAGGAGAAggtgaggaagaaggagaggaataCTAA